Proteins co-encoded in one Quercus robur chromosome 8, dhQueRobu3.1, whole genome shotgun sequence genomic window:
- the LOC126695325 gene encoding mitogen-activated protein kinase kinase kinase 18-like encodes MDWTRGQTIGHGSSATVSLATSHNSGDIFAVKSSELSKSKFLQREQKILSSLSSPRIVSYKGCDITMESNMVMYNIIMEYISGGTLTDAIRNHGGCLKESVIGYYTRQIAQGLEYLHSQGLVHCDIKGRNILISEDGAKIADFGCAKWVDKVEEIPIAGTPMFMSPEVVRGEEQGIACDIWALGCTIIEMATGGAPWPNVADPVSVLYQIGYSGELPEFPRFLSEQAKDFLDKCLRRSPKERWTASQLLNHPFLEELDSSAKPIQEPNSSSPTCILDQGFWNSLDESESVSNLIGTTREGNLLGDDRIRRLSLFSGVPSWTWDDHWTTIRGNNCEESNITMDDVEGEADVIYGSETASISNGLEELESTVGVEGFNFLDNNVNSSGRNLLGLYNCSSNFAALSNLHFERDRDKLLLNSISSLLIS; translated from the coding sequence ATGGACTGGACTAGGGGACAGACCATAGGCCATGGCTCATCAGCCACCGTTTCCCTAGCCACCTCTCACAACTCCGGTGACATTTTTGCCGTGAAGTCATCCGAGctatccaaatccaaattcttgcaaagagagcaaaaaaTTCTATCTTCTTTAAGTAGTCCTCGTATTGTCAGCTACAAGGGGTGTGACATTACTATGGAGAGCAACATGGTCATGTACAACATTATTATGGAGTATATTTCTGGAGGCACGCTTACTGATGCAATTCGCAACCATGGAGGCTGCCTTAAAGAATCAGTGATTGGATATTACACGCGACAGATTGCACAAGGGCTAGAGTACTTGCATTCACAGGGCTTGGTACATTGTGACATTAAAGGTAGGAACATTTTGATTAGTGAAGATGGTGCAAAAATCGCTGATTTTGGGTGTGCTAAGTGGGTTGATAAGGTGGAGGAGATTCCAATTGCTGGCACCCCAATGTTTATGTCACCGGAGGTGGTGCGTGGAGAGGAGCAGGGGATCGCTTGTGACATTTGGGCACTTGGGTGCACAATTATTGAAATGGCTACTGGTGGTGCACCGTGGCCTAATGTGGCTGACCCGGTATCGGTCTTGTACCAAATTGGATATTCCGGTGAATTGCCTGAGTTTCCAAGATTTCTATCCGAGCAAGCAAAGGATTTCTTGGATAAGTGCCTAAGGAGGAGCCCAAAGGAGCGGTGGACAGCAAGTCAACTTCTAAATCATCCATTTCTTGAGGAATTAGATTCTAGTGCAAAGCCAATTCAAGAACCCAATTCAAGTTCTCCGACATGTATTCTTGATCAAGGCTTTTGGAACTCACTGGATGAGTCAGAAAGTGTTAGCAATCTGATTGGCACAACGCGTGAGGGAAATCTCCTGGGTGATGATAGGATCAGACGGTTGTCGTTGTTTTCAGGGGTACCCAGTTGGACATGGGATGATCATTGGACCACAATAAGAGGGAATAATTGTGAAGAAAGCAATATTACTATGGATGATGTGGAAGGTGAAGCTGATGTAATTTATGGGTCAGAAACAGCTTCCATTAGTAATGGTCTGGAAGAGCTGGAGAGCACAGTTGGTGTCGAGgggtttaattttttagataacaATGTAAATAGTAGTGGTAGGAATTTATTGGGTTTGTATAATTGTAGCAGTAATTTTGCAGCTTTGAGCaatctccattttgagaggGACAGAGACAAGCTGTTACTTAATTCAATTTCAAGTCTTTTAATTTCATAA